From the genome of candidate division WOR-3 bacterium, one region includes:
- a CDS encoding DUF2442 domain-containing protein translates to MTKAHEVSDVRISGTTLTMDVDGRQYRFDLAKLSKRLACATQAQRDRFELSPYGIHWPEIDEDLSIDGLLGIVHAPVNEAVASVADRPRS, encoded by the coding sequence ATGACTAAGGCTCATGAAGTCAGTGACGTCAGGATTAGCGGAACGACGCTGACGATGGACGTCGACGGCCGGCAATACCGGTTTGACCTGGCGAAGCTGTCCAAGCGGCTGGCCTGCGCTACGCAGGCGCAGCGGGACAGGTTCGAACTTTCGCCGTACGGTATTCACTGGCCGGAAATCGACGAAGACCTGTCGATCGACGGCCTGCTTGGCATCGTCCATGCGCCCGTGAACGAGGCCGTCGCCAGCGTGGCCGACCGACCTCGGTCCTGA
- a CDS encoding DUF4160 domain-containing protein, whose amino-acid sequence MPTILLILGWRFYFYSNEGHEPIHIHCSKADSEAKYWLDAGAFEITEAYAYGMSPADRRTVRSIIFQHFDYIIAEWKRFQDLKDD is encoded by the coding sequence ATGCCCACGATTCTGCTCATACTCGGCTGGCGGTTCTACTTCTACTCAAACGAAGGGCACGAACCGATTCACATTCACTGCAGCAAGGCCGACTCCGAGGCGAAGTACTGGCTCGACGCCGGCGCATTCGAGATAACGGAGGCCTACGCCTACGGCATGAGTCCGGCGGACCGCAGAACGGTGCGGAGCATCATCTTCCAGCACTTCGACTACATCATAGCGGAATGGAAGCGCTTTCAGGATCTCAAAGATGACTAA
- a CDS encoding PQQ-like beta-propeller repeat protein, giving the protein MCQRTGGPVMKLFLLLAAMALFMGCKKNHPPEVTAVSAGPEVYLEDTSYTFTAIATDPDGDSVAVRFDWGDSSVSSWSGWFASGDTIALTHAWFNEGTYRIVVQARDQKLLSSDWAGAPSTPVVVRRTPAPSAAPSGPDRGGQDSAYTFKAAALQPYSIMVAIRFAWGDGDTSEWSAFVASGESVSMSHAWAAPDTYAVTAQAKDTGNAPSLWSAPHSIVIRPPDTLRIWRFPIASGEATYSYSSPAIGPDGTIYVGSYDNSLYAVNPDGTLKWRYLTQGSVRSSPAVATDGTVYVGSTGGLYALYPNGDLRWRIPMAGSVRSSPAIADDGTVYVGTTGEFLYAISPDGILKWGFLTENDVTASPAVATDGTVYFGSADHRFYALNPDGTQKWHLDLLDNFYYASPAIGSDGTVYCGSDLNRMNESFHALNPDGTRKWSLMAGGDVRSSPAIAPDGTVYIGSHDSYLYALNPDGSVKWSYQTGGYITYSSPAISSDGTVYVGSQDNSLYALNPDGTLKWRYETDGDVRSAPSIGPDGTVYFTSNDGYLYALKGSGTLADSPWPKFHHDTRNSGRKGGRR; this is encoded by the coding sequence ATGTGCCAGCGAACAGGAGGTCCTGTGATGAAGCTATTCCTGCTGCTGGCAGCCATGGCGTTGTTCATGGGCTGCAAGAAGAACCACCCGCCGGAGGTGACGGCCGTGTCGGCCGGCCCCGAAGTCTATCTCGAGGATACGAGTTACACCTTCACCGCAATTGCCACCGACCCTGACGGCGATAGCGTGGCCGTCCGCTTCGATTGGGGCGATTCCTCGGTCTCGAGCTGGTCCGGCTGGTTCGCAAGCGGGGACACGATTGCGCTGACTCACGCGTGGTTCAACGAGGGGACATACAGGATCGTCGTCCAGGCGAGGGACCAGAAGCTCCTCAGTTCCGACTGGGCCGGCGCGCCATCGACACCGGTAGTGGTGCGCCGGACGCCCGCCCCGTCGGCGGCACCGTCGGGTCCGGACCGAGGGGGCCAGGACTCTGCCTACACTTTCAAGGCCGCCGCCCTCCAACCATACAGCATCATGGTGGCGATCCGGTTCGCGTGGGGCGACGGCGACACGTCTGAGTGGAGCGCTTTCGTCGCCTCCGGCGAGTCGGTGAGTATGAGTCACGCATGGGCCGCGCCCGACACCTACGCGGTAACGGCGCAGGCCAAAGACACCGGCAATGCGCCGTCCCTATGGTCCGCCCCGCACAGCATCGTCATCCGTCCGCCGGACACGCTGCGCATCTGGCGCTTCCCGATAGCGTCCGGCGAAGCGACTTACTCGTACTCGTCGCCGGCAATCGGTCCGGACGGCACCATCTACGTCGGGTCATATGACAACTCGCTCTACGCAGTCAATCCCGACGGTACCCTCAAGTGGCGCTATCTGACCCAGGGGTCGGTGCGCTCCTCCCCGGCCGTCGCTACCGACGGTACGGTCTATGTCGGCTCGACCGGCGGCCTGTACGCCCTCTACCCGAACGGCGACCTCAGGTGGCGCATTCCGATGGCGGGGTCGGTGCGCTCCTCTCCGGCCATTGCCGACGACGGCACGGTCTATGTCGGCACAACCGGGGAGTTCCTATACGCCATCAGCCCGGACGGGATCCTCAAATGGGGCTTTCTGACCGAGAATGATGTCACCGCATCCCCGGCCGTTGCGACTGACGGCACGGTCTATTTCGGCTCCGCCGACCACCGCTTCTACGCGCTGAACCCGGACGGAACGCAGAAGTGGCACCTGGATCTTCTGGACAACTTCTACTACGCTTCACCGGCCATCGGCTCTGACGGCACGGTCTACTGCGGCTCGGACCTGAACCGGATGAATGAGAGCTTCCACGCGCTGAATCCTGATGGCACCCGCAAGTGGTCTCTGATGGCCGGCGGCGATGTCCGGTCCTCCCCGGCAATTGCGCCCGACGGCACGGTCTACATCGGATCGCACGACAGCTACCTCTACGCCCTGAACCCGGACGGCTCAGTGAAATGGAGCTACCAGACCGGCGGGTACATCACCTATTCCTCCCCGGCAATCAGCTCCGACGGCACGGTCTACGTGGGCTCGCAGGACAACTCCCTCTATGCGCTGAACCCGGACGGTACGCTGAAGTGGCGATACGAGACCGACGGCGACGTCAGATCCGCGCCGAGTATCGGCCCTGACGGGACTGTCTACTTCACCAGCAACGATGGTTACCTGTACGCGCTCAAGGGATCCGGCACTCTGGCTGATTCGCCGTGGCCCAAGTTCCACCATGACACGAGGAACAGCGGCCGCAAGGGTGGAAGGCGATAG
- a CDS encoding tetratricopeptide repeat protein, translating to MDYLDGLPQSKPAVRSHFTRGRAAMAQCLWDEAIAHFQAAMKSATGTELVALHGLVGRCRQTSGRLEQALESSEESARVAEQCSDRLGQAAALNRGGVVLRDQGRFDLALQKSEAALRLARETGDRAEQSSALCNIGVLHYVGGEPVKSLSYYEDALKLYQETGDRHGQAMVLSNIGLVSSDAGHHDRAVEYCEMSRALAREIRDRRIETGAIANLAFLCWDKTNFGKILEYHGAALAVSRETDDRWVMANYLGKIATIHRCRGELDEALTFYRRALDLERELGYQAGVATELANIGLILVDQGLHEQAVPILAESLAILLALGVARGPGQALYGLSRCDDRLGRERMRELLGQTGMTDASIADQLDRVDQTRLKRPWQRLGRQVPFVLPRSGSGTSS from the coding sequence ATGGACTACCTTGACGGCCTGCCTCAGTCCAAGCCGGCAGTCAGGTCACATTTCACGCGGGGAAGGGCCGCGATGGCACAGTGCCTGTGGGATGAGGCGATCGCCCACTTTCAGGCGGCGATGAAGAGCGCAACCGGGACCGAGTTGGTCGCGCTCCACGGTCTGGTCGGACGCTGCCGGCAAACCTCGGGTCGGCTGGAGCAGGCCCTCGAAAGCTCCGAGGAGTCCGCCCGGGTGGCGGAGCAGTGCTCCGACAGACTGGGGCAGGCAGCCGCCCTGAACCGCGGCGGCGTGGTTCTCCGGGACCAGGGCAGGTTCGACCTGGCTCTGCAAAAGTCAGAAGCTGCGCTCCGGCTCGCGCGCGAAACCGGGGACCGTGCCGAGCAGTCGTCGGCGCTCTGTAACATCGGGGTCCTGCACTACGTCGGCGGCGAGCCTGTCAAGTCGCTGAGCTACTACGAGGACGCGCTGAAGCTGTACCAGGAGACCGGCGACCGGCACGGGCAGGCAATGGTCCTCAGCAACATCGGGCTCGTCAGCTCCGACGCCGGCCATCACGACCGGGCAGTGGAGTACTGCGAGATGTCACGGGCGCTGGCCCGGGAGATCCGCGACCGGCGGATCGAGACGGGCGCCATCGCCAACCTCGCGTTCCTGTGCTGGGACAAGACCAACTTCGGCAAGATACTCGAGTACCACGGGGCAGCGCTTGCGGTATCCCGCGAAACCGACGACCGCTGGGTGATGGCGAACTACCTGGGCAAGATCGCGACCATCCACCGCTGCCGGGGCGAACTGGACGAGGCGCTGACGTTCTACCGGCGCGCGCTGGACCTGGAGCGCGAGCTCGGTTATCAGGCAGGCGTGGCAACCGAACTGGCAAACATCGGGCTCATCCTCGTGGACCAGGGCCTGCACGAGCAGGCAGTGCCGATACTCGCCGAGTCGCTGGCCATCCTGCTGGCCCTGGGCGTGGCCCGCGGGCCGGGACAGGCCCTCTACGGTTTGTCCAGGTGCGACGACCGGCTGGGGCGGGAGCGCATGCGGGAACTGCTGGGGCAAACCGGCATGACGGACGCGAGCATTGCCGACCAGCTTGACCGAGTTGACCAGACGCGTCTCAAGAGGCCGTGGCAGAGACTCGGCCGGCAGGTCCCTTTCGTCCTTCCCCGTTCAGGGTCCGGAACCTCCTCCTAA